A genomic region of Pelodiscus sinensis isolate JC-2024 chromosome 1, ASM4963464v1, whole genome shotgun sequence contains the following coding sequences:
- the ARF5 gene encoding ADP-ribosylation factor 5, translating to MGLTVSAIFSRIFGKKQMRILMVGLDAAGKTTILYKLKLGEIVTTIPTIGFNVETVEYKNICFTVWDVGGQDKIRPLWRHYFQNTQGLIFVVDSNDRERVQESADELQKMLQEDELRDAVLLVFANKQDMPNAMAVSELTDKLGLQTLRSRTWYVQATCATQGTGLYDGLDWLSHELSKR from the exons ATGGGCCTCACGGTCTCCGCCATCTTCTCGCGGATCTTCGGCAAGAAGCAGATGCGGATCCTCATGG TCGGACTGGACGCTGCTGGTAAAACCACCATCCTGTACAAGCTGAAGCTGGGCGAGATCGTCACCACCATCCCCACCATCG GCTTCAACGTCGAGACCGTGGAATACAAGAACATCTGCTTCACCGTGTGGGACGTGGGCGGCCAGGACAAGATCCGGCCCCTGTGGAGACACTACTTCCAGAACACGCAG GGGCTCATATTTGTTGTGGACAGCAATGACCGAGAGCGAGTGCAGGAGTCTGCGGATGAGCTACAGAAGATG CTGCAGGAGGACGAGCTGCGGGACGCGGTCTTGCTGGTGTTTGCTAACAAGCAGGACATGCCCAACGCCATGGCGGTGAGCGAGCTGACGGACAAGCTGGGCCTGCAGACGCTGCGCAGCAGAACC TGGTACGTGCAAGCAACTTGTGCCACGCAGGGCACTGGTCTCTACGACGGACTGGACTGGCTATCGCATGAGCTCTCCAAGCGCTAG